From one Bordetella genomosp. 9 genomic stretch:
- a CDS encoding (2Fe-2S)-binding protein, giving the protein MNATPSQALLTRLAERDRAPVDFMLDGRPLRALEGDTVLTAVLTHADHVRETEFSGAPRAGFCMMGACQDCWMRLEDGTRLRACTTFIAAGMRLLSNAHKEDRHEPGRSA; this is encoded by the coding sequence ATGAACGCCACGCCATCGCAAGCCCTGCTGACCCGGCTGGCCGAGCGGGATCGCGCGCCGGTGGACTTCATGCTGGACGGCCGCCCGCTGCGGGCGCTGGAAGGCGACACCGTGCTGACCGCCGTCCTGACGCACGCCGACCATGTGCGCGAAACCGAATTCAGCGGCGCCCCGCGCGCCGGTTTCTGCATGATGGGCGCCTGCCAGGATTGCTGGATGCGTCTCGAAGACGGCACCCGCCTGCGCGCCTGCACCACGTTCATCGCGGCCGGCATGCGGCTGCTGTCGAACGCACACAAGGAGGACCGCCATGAACCCGGCCGCTCCGCCTGA
- a CDS encoding ABC transporter permease, which produces MLKNGPLALAFNALVVAFVLAPLVVVCLVAFTPASTLSIPIHDFSLRWFRALFAHSDFMQSFRNSLLLATLSATLAVCLALPAASAITRYKFPGRDLLNGLLLSPLMIPHLVLGVALMRFFALIGSAGSFTWLVASHVVVVTPYVLRLLVGSLTGFDRSVEHAALSLSASRATVFFRVTLPLIIPGVFGGWLLAFINSFDELTMSVFITAPSTITLPVRMYMYATESIDPMMAAVSATVIALTAVAMLLLDRVYGLDRVLVGQR; this is translated from the coding sequence ATGCTGAAGAACGGTCCCCTGGCGCTCGCCTTCAATGCCCTGGTCGTGGCCTTCGTGCTGGCGCCGCTGGTCGTCGTCTGCCTGGTCGCCTTCACGCCCGCGTCGACCCTGAGCATCCCGATCCACGATTTCTCGCTGCGCTGGTTCCGCGCGCTGTTCGCGCATTCGGATTTCATGCAGTCCTTCCGCAACAGCCTGCTGCTGGCGACGCTGTCGGCCACGCTGGCGGTGTGCCTGGCGCTGCCGGCCGCCAGCGCCATCACGCGCTACAAGTTTCCGGGTCGCGACCTCCTGAACGGCCTGCTGCTGTCGCCGCTGATGATTCCCCACCTGGTGCTGGGCGTCGCGCTGATGCGCTTCTTCGCCCTGATCGGCAGCGCCGGCAGCTTCACCTGGCTGGTGGCCAGCCACGTCGTCGTCGTCACGCCGTACGTGCTGCGCCTGCTGGTCGGTTCGTTGACCGGCTTCGACCGCTCCGTCGAGCATGCGGCGCTGTCGCTCAGCGCCAGCCGCGCCACGGTGTTCTTCCGCGTCACGTTGCCGCTGATCATCCCCGGCGTCTTCGGCGGCTGGCTGCTGGCCTTCATCAACAGTTTCGACGAGCTCACCATGTCGGTGTTCATCACCGCGCCTTCCACCATCACCTTGCCCGTGCGCATGTACATGTACGCGACCGAGTCCATCGATCCCATGATGGCCGCCGTATCGGCCACCGTCATCGCGCTGACCGCCGTCGCCATGCTGCTGCTGGACCGCGTCTACGGCCTGGACCGCGTCCTGGTGGGGCAGCGATGA
- a CDS encoding ABC transporter permease, giving the protein MSVPGRRLDGLPAMLGSLPIGIVFLALVVTPLGLTFVLTFRPFDYNTGIQAGLTLHHYATVLSDPYFLGIFWRTLWISVLTTAICVAVGVPEAYILSRMRAPWRSIFLLAVLSPLLISLVVRAFGWSMLLGPAGLLGQAARALGLGPLLYTPTAIVIGLVHIMLPFMIIPVWTSLQKLDPSVEHAAYSLNASRLQTMLRVVLPQCMPGVLSGSLIVFGLSASSFAIPALLGGRRLKMVATIVYDEFLTELNWPLGATLAILLLVANIIIMMAYNRVIERSYRRSLG; this is encoded by the coding sequence ATGAGCGTTCCGGGCCGCAGGCTGGATGGCCTGCCCGCGATGCTGGGCTCGCTGCCCATCGGCATCGTCTTCCTGGCGCTGGTCGTCACGCCCCTGGGCCTGACCTTCGTCCTGACCTTCCGCCCCTTCGACTACAACACCGGCATACAGGCCGGCCTGACGCTGCACCACTACGCCACGGTGCTCAGCGATCCCTACTTCCTGGGCATCTTCTGGCGCACCCTGTGGATCTCGGTGCTGACCACCGCGATCTGCGTCGCCGTCGGCGTGCCGGAAGCCTATATCCTGAGCCGCATGCGGGCGCCCTGGCGTTCGATCTTCCTGCTCGCGGTGCTGTCGCCGCTGCTGATCTCCCTGGTGGTGCGCGCCTTCGGCTGGAGCATGCTGCTGGGCCCCGCCGGCCTGCTGGGCCAGGCGGCCCGCGCGCTGGGACTGGGACCGCTGCTGTACACGCCCACGGCCATCGTCATCGGCCTGGTGCACATCATGCTGCCCTTCATGATCATCCCCGTCTGGACGTCGCTGCAGAAGCTGGACCCTTCGGTCGAGCATGCCGCGTATTCCCTGAACGCCTCCCGCCTGCAGACCATGCTGCGCGTGGTGCTGCCGCAATGCATGCCGGGCGTGCTGTCCGGCAGCCTGATCGTGTTCGGCCTGAGCGCCAGCTCCTTCGCCATCCCCGCGCTGCTGGGCGGCCGCCGGCTGAAGATGGTGGCCACCATCGTCTACGACGAGTTCCTGACCGAACTGAACTGGCCGCTGGGCGCCACCCTGGCGATCCTGCTGCTGGTCGCGAACATCATCATCATGATGGCCTACAACCGCGTCATCGAGCGGTCCTATCGCCGCAGCCTGGGATAA
- a CDS encoding ABC transporter ATP-binding protein encodes MSFLRLEKLSKDYGDLRVVQDLDLVVEQGEFVSLLGPSGCGKTTTLQMIAGFAEVTRGRVVLDGRDITHAPPNTRGLGIVFQTYALFPHLTVADNVEFGLSMRKVARAERRERTREALALVKLDQHGDRYPRELSGGQRQRVALARALVIRPPVLLLDEPLSNLDAKLREDMQFELRAIQRKTGTTTLMVTHDQAEALSISDRVVVMQEGRATQIDRPYRMYEHPGSEFISRFVGKTNFLPATVTRAGARAEVRSGELSLDVDGQGLRQGDAVRVCLRPEKLLPVAAGQGRLTGTVTTRYFLGSQWMYELDTPLGVLTVLTPNDGRAPHDDGERVGVDWQPDVVRVLPDVGRQEGKQ; translated from the coding sequence ATGTCATTTCTGCGCCTGGAAAAGCTTTCCAAGGACTACGGCGATCTGCGCGTCGTACAGGATCTCGACCTGGTCGTGGAGCAGGGCGAATTCGTGTCCCTGCTGGGGCCTTCGGGCTGCGGCAAGACGACCACCCTGCAGATGATTGCCGGCTTCGCCGAAGTCACGCGCGGCCGGGTGGTGCTGGACGGCCGCGACATCACCCACGCGCCGCCCAACACGCGCGGCCTGGGCATCGTGTTCCAGACCTATGCGCTGTTCCCGCATCTGACGGTGGCGGACAACGTGGAGTTCGGGCTGTCCATGCGCAAGGTGGCGCGCGCGGAACGCCGCGAGCGCACCCGCGAGGCGCTGGCGCTGGTCAAGCTGGACCAGCACGGCGACCGCTATCCGCGCGAGCTGTCCGGCGGCCAGCGGCAACGCGTGGCGTTGGCGCGCGCGCTGGTTATCCGCCCGCCGGTGCTGCTGCTGGACGAGCCGCTGTCGAACCTGGACGCCAAGCTGCGCGAGGATATGCAGTTCGAGCTGCGGGCCATCCAGCGCAAGACGGGCACCACCACCCTGATGGTCACCCACGACCAGGCCGAGGCCTTGTCGATCAGCGATCGCGTGGTCGTGATGCAGGAAGGACGCGCGACGCAGATCGACCGTCCGTACCGGATGTACGAGCATCCGGGCAGTGAGTTCATCTCGCGCTTCGTGGGCAAGACGAATTTCCTGCCGGCCACGGTGACGCGGGCGGGCGCGCGCGCGGAAGTGCGCAGCGGGGAGTTGAGCCTGGACGTCGACGGGCAGGGCCTGCGCCAGGGCGACGCCGTGCGCGTCTGCCTGCGGCCGGAAAAGCTGCTGCCGGTGGCCGCCGGCCAGGGCCGGCTGACCGGCACCGTCACCACCCGCTATTTCCTGGGCAGCCAGTGGATGTACGAGCTGGACACACCGCTGGGCGTGCTGACCGTGCTCACCCCCAACGACGGCCGCGCGCCCCACGACGATGGCGAACGCGTCGGCGTGGACTGGCAGCCCGACGTCGTCCGGGTGCTGCCGGACGTCGGGCGGCAGGAGGGTAAACAATGA
- a CDS encoding IclR family transcriptional regulator, with translation MTSSDGMENGTADAGAVGARGAPPDSASGEPSGTPADSNAQGVLQRAFTVLRALADAKGEALRLTEIAKRTGLAPATAHRVLQGLIQEDAVEQPAGGKAYQLSVAFYALGSAAGRYRSNLREIYRPSMLRLCGMLSDTIFILVRQGFDAICLDRIDGPFPVRSHTGDIGGRVPLGLGQGALILLASLPPAEREEVIRFNIPRLHHLGFIDEISMRVRIKQCLESRYAYSDGPGLYPGIAGLSVPIEDRNGDTVAALSVAAPQERLSGERLPLIVEMLHKEARAIGAQINPFDPALRRPSHFLGRGNRE, from the coding sequence ATGACTTCTTCCGACGGTATGGAAAATGGAACCGCCGACGCGGGCGCCGTCGGCGCGCGCGGTGCCCCGCCTGATTCGGCGTCTGGGGAGCCATCGGGTACACCGGCGGATTCGAACGCCCAGGGCGTCCTGCAGCGCGCCTTCACCGTGTTGCGCGCCCTGGCGGACGCCAAGGGCGAAGCGCTGCGGCTCACCGAAATCGCCAAGCGCACCGGCCTGGCGCCCGCCACCGCGCACCGGGTCCTCCAGGGCCTGATCCAGGAAGACGCGGTGGAACAGCCCGCCGGCGGCAAGGCCTATCAGTTGAGCGTGGCCTTCTACGCGCTGGGGTCGGCGGCGGGACGCTACCGTTCCAACCTGCGGGAAATCTATCGGCCTTCCATGCTGCGGCTGTGCGGCATGCTCAGCGACACGATTTTCATCCTGGTGCGCCAGGGTTTCGACGCGATCTGCCTGGACCGCATCGACGGCCCCTTCCCGGTGCGCTCGCACACCGGCGACATCGGCGGCCGCGTGCCGCTGGGCCTGGGCCAGGGCGCACTGATCCTGCTGGCCAGCCTGCCCCCCGCCGAGCGCGAGGAAGTGATCCGCTTCAACATCCCGCGCCTGCACCACCTGGGCTTCATCGACGAAATCTCCATGCGGGTGCGCATCAAGCAATGCCTGGAATCGCGCTACGCGTACAGCGACGGGCCGGGCCTCTATCCCGGCATCGCCGGCCTGTCGGTGCCGATCGAGGACCGCAACGGCGATACGGTCGCGGCCCTGAGCGTCGCCGCTCCGCAGGAGCGCCTGAGCGGCGAACGCCTGCCGCTCATCGTCGAAATGCTGCACAAGGAAGCCCGCGCGATCGGCGCGCAGATCAATCCTTTCGATCCGGCGCTGCGCCGTCCCAGCCATTTCCTGGGGCGTGGCAATCGGGAATAG